Proteins from a genomic interval of Yarrowia lipolytica chromosome 1E, complete sequence:
- a CDS encoding uncharacterized protein (Compare to YALI0E03938g, no similarity), translating into MQFSIASVAFLTLAAAQSSSKPKRTVYETITSCTGECSLIAEPTFGLLGKNHTGFGNATATGVANSTVPAVSSTPVVVNSTKSFVNTTVGPSSSVASTTKAVSNVTITSASGSASEASATVASASEAVPTTAGSATAEKANMGALNTVGAVVVGAAVMAALL; encoded by the coding sequence ATGCAGTTCTCTATCGCCTCCGTTGCTTTCCTCActctggctgctgctcaatcctcttccaagcccaagcGAACTGTCTACGAGACTATCACCTCTTGCACTGGTGAGTGCTCTCTTATTGCTGAGCCCACTTTCGGTCTTCTCGGTAAGAACCATACCGGCTTTGGCAACGCTACCGCTACCGGTGTTGCCAACTCCACCGTCCCCGCGGTTTCTTCTACCCCCGTTGTGGTCAACTCTACGAAGTCCTTCGTCAACACTACCGTTGGcccgtcttcttctgttgcCTCTACTACCAAGGCCGTCAGCAATGTGACCATCACCTCAGCCTCCGGCTCTGCTTCTGAGGCCTCTGCCACCGTTGCTTCTGCGTCTGAGGCCGTCCCCACCACTGCCGGCTCCGCTActgccgagaaggccaacATGGGTGCCCTTAACACCGTCGGTGCCGTTGTTGTCGGTGCCGCCGTCATGGCCGCTCTCCTTTAA